A genomic region of Alistipes megaguti contains the following coding sequences:
- a CDS encoding phenylacetate--CoA ligase family protein: MEPFENDIEYRSPEEIKAFQEELLQRALHYLADHSAYYRRMFDRYEIHLDQIRHIEDLVKIPFTEKKDLQLFNEEFLCCPRERIIDYVTTSGTLGDPVTFGCTELDLQRLAYNEKKSFACAGLRPGNIVQLMTTLDKRFMAGLAYFLGIRELGASVIRVGNGIPELQWDTIRRLHPDTIMCVPSFILRLIQYAEEHGIDYRRSSIRRIIGIGEGLREQDFSLNLLGQRIREKWDVDLFATYSSTEMGATFSECEYGCGGHVHPELIIVEIIGEDNLPVPDGAYGEIVVTTLGVEGMPLLRFRTGDIAAKRTEQCRCGRWSYRLTPLVGRKHNMIKLKGTTLYPPALNDVLDNTSYVENYVIEVCESDAGTDRVIVRIGLKQTPEFDAVKDLKDRFRSRIRVAPEVEILPVEEIQRINFPAKSRKPVKFIDKRK, from the coding sequence ATGGAACCTTTTGAGAACGATATCGAATACCGCTCGCCCGAGGAGATCAAGGCCTTTCAGGAGGAGCTGCTGCAGCGGGCGCTGCACTATCTGGCCGACCATTCGGCCTACTACCGCCGCATGTTCGACCGCTATGAGATCCATCTGGATCAGATCCGCCACATCGAGGATCTGGTGAAGATCCCCTTCACGGAGAAGAAGGATCTGCAGCTCTTCAACGAGGAGTTCCTCTGCTGCCCGCGGGAGCGGATCATCGACTACGTGACCACCTCCGGGACGCTGGGCGATCCGGTGACCTTCGGCTGTACGGAGCTCGACCTGCAGCGTCTGGCCTACAACGAGAAGAAATCCTTCGCCTGTGCGGGGCTCCGCCCGGGCAACATCGTGCAGCTGATGACCACGCTCGACAAGCGCTTCATGGCCGGACTGGCCTATTTCCTGGGCATCCGCGAGTTGGGTGCCAGCGTTATCCGTGTCGGGAACGGCATCCCCGAACTGCAGTGGGACACGATCCGGCGGCTGCATCCCGATACGATCATGTGCGTTCCGTCGTTCATCCTGCGGCTGATCCAGTATGCCGAGGAGCACGGCATCGACTACCGCCGCAGCAGCATCCGCCGCATCATCGGCATCGGCGAGGGGCTGCGCGAGCAGGACTTCTCGCTCAACCTGCTCGGACAGCGCATCCGCGAGAAGTGGGATGTCGACCTCTTCGCCACCTACTCCTCGACGGAGATGGGGGCCACCTTCTCGGAGTGCGAATACGGTTGCGGCGGGCATGTCCATCCCGAGCTGATCATCGTGGAGATCATCGGCGAGGACAACCTCCCGGTGCCGGACGGGGCCTACGGCGAGATTGTCGTCACGACGCTCGGGGTCGAGGGGATGCCGCTGCTGCGCTTCCGCACGGGCGACATCGCCGCCAAGAGGACCGAACAGTGCCGTTGCGGACGGTGGTCCTACCGCCTCACGCCGCTCGTCGGACGCAAGCACAACATGATCAAGCTCAAGGGTACGACGCTCTATCCGCCGGCCTTGAACGACGTGCTGGACAACACCTCCTACGTGGAGAACTACGTCATCGAGGTCTGCGAGAGCGATGCCGGCACCGACCGGGTGATCGTGCGCATCGGGCTGAAGCAGACGCCCGAATTCGATGCGGTGAAGGATCTCAAGGACCGCTTCCGGTCGCGGATCCGCGTGGCCCCCGAAGTGGAGATTCTCCCCGTGGAGGAGATCCAGCGCATCAACTTTCCGGCCAAGAGCCGCAAACCGGTCAAATTCATCGACAAACGCAAATAG
- a CDS encoding 1-acyl-sn-glycerol-3-phosphate acyltransferase, whose product MKESPFDDIRPYYDEEIPAAMQRIAASEFFPLLATYVFPDEELESVRERVRRIRTIREFQGEVMKPVNEQVIARSITSFTHEGLGHLDPSQRYLFVSNHRDIMLDASLLQYLLFVNGHETTEITFGANLMSSQLVVDIGRANKMFRIERGGNMKDFYRSSMHCSEYIRHTITEKRQSVWIAQRNGRTKDGNDLTDQGIVKMFCMSRLFDKIEALAELHIVPMTISYEWEPCDTLKALELYESRFTRYTKKPGEDLNSILTGLLQPKGAVHIAFGPCLDEELLRRYDDCTHNEYHRQVTRLLDRQIRSRYRQSANNFIAHDLLYGQTRHADRYTPAQKEAFLDRLGELSRFDVADGDLLRDIFLGIYASPVDYLND is encoded by the coding sequence ATGAAAGAGTCCCCATTCGACGATATCCGCCCCTACTACGACGAAGAGATTCCGGCGGCGATGCAACGGATTGCCGCCAGTGAATTTTTCCCGCTGCTGGCGACCTATGTCTTTCCGGACGAGGAGCTGGAGTCGGTGCGCGAGCGCGTCCGGCGCATCCGGACGATCCGCGAGTTCCAGGGCGAGGTGATGAAGCCCGTCAACGAGCAGGTCATCGCCCGCAGCATCACCTCGTTCACCCACGAGGGGCTCGGACACCTCGATCCGTCGCAGCGTTACCTCTTCGTTTCGAACCACCGGGACATCATGCTCGACGCCTCGCTGCTGCAGTACCTGCTCTTCGTGAACGGCCACGAGACGACGGAGATCACCTTCGGGGCGAATCTGATGTCCTCGCAGCTGGTGGTCGACATCGGCCGGGCGAACAAGATGTTCCGCATCGAGCGGGGCGGTAACATGAAGGACTTCTACCGCAGTTCGATGCACTGTTCGGAGTATATCCGCCATACGATCACCGAGAAGCGGCAGTCGGTGTGGATCGCGCAGCGCAACGGCCGCACGAAGGACGGCAACGACCTGACGGACCAGGGCATCGTGAAGATGTTCTGCATGAGCCGGCTCTTCGACAAAATCGAGGCGCTGGCCGAGTTGCACATCGTTCCGATGACGATCTCCTACGAGTGGGAGCCGTGCGACACCCTGAAGGCGCTGGAGTTGTACGAATCGCGCTTCACGCGCTACACGAAGAAGCCGGGCGAGGATCTGAACAGCATCCTGACGGGACTGCTGCAGCCCAAGGGGGCTGTTCATATCGCCTTCGGGCCGTGTCTGGACGAGGAGCTGCTGCGGCGTTACGACGACTGCACCCACAACGAGTACCACCGGCAGGTGACGCGGCTGCTCGACCGCCAGATCCGCAGCCGCTACCGCCAGTCGGCCAACAACTTCATCGCCCACGACCTGCTCTACGGCCAGACGCGTCATGCCGACCGTTATACGCCGGCCCAAAAGGAGGCGTTCCTCGACCGCCTGGGCGAGTTGTCGCGCTTCGACGTGGCGGACGGCGACCTGCTGCGCGACATCTTCCTCGGCATCTACGCCTCGCCGGTGGATTATCTGAACGACTGA